The Procambarus clarkii isolate CNS0578487 chromosome 66, FALCON_Pclarkii_2.0, whole genome shotgun sequence genome has a window encoding:
- the LOC123769242 gene encoding uncharacterized protein: MIRHWPKKSDSPSQTWGGGRSVGTPIHLSATRDSLTTTGVATSTVQHCSDRQHTLLPHSEPGSMNPLTSVPAMARDPLSLHQPTSLRLPSPYEVTHGTNTPASGSSSPDVFFDAADNPPPLVLTPTSDALEDLDEYHETFQEAQEDARLERESNIYIDQARSKNITAVMKGEMSDSTNGSRKESTHGDTRTRAENDPGGDISGNILCDSLHKCGFLFQYENGHSSLSKVNVSANYTLDENSAACGGCSGDQGNNVDSEQVDSSHMIRTYGYCWEDSKSSCIRGYDDIGCGEGDMNNLAGWSPENSSSVIAGTCGTTTDIHLSSEPALSVIPVSLPHLSTADGAGHSSPALGKTLVEHDAFHDSTSGLDWTPTNESSHNFYSDDFTGVCHRETNTADEAKPTRHRLLREFVSVQKIPGNNLREETRRIVMMLGNDKSCRVPRPSLGLQDRVKSLVQHCAGKRTAYVKGPRFCSTVVKNIVRQSHDRLHSCRDSFQEFIQTRKDQCTQKVFTNPMPCYGMRRTSSGDDVGPGSRQRSHTSGNMDTVASMAPSLNTVRPAAVSSITDNPKSSVQDYMHNCYRNREEASTLLPVGGYNEMTVYYKLKINPSNHIVKGSGHVESETLVTKEMLTHCPDQDIQSLSKAVQPQSLVLDTKANDQDFMPSCTSMSKSTTADKKIDSEYNFNIVYPTTSLDENCVPSEKIHEFDSKDEKHCIKNEEIGIDVKRASKALEELDNSMETDIKVDYRYREGPRLPTSSFPTDHCPMSDAPDMIVSSTLIPNQSKKLKNTPHKINSPDFASKCQGSNVDLQAPIDSLNKVSLTAISKVSEVSEDGRGWGNHEEVGGASGGDHSGLTPPHPASMQGSPLFLPLTDQSSLKPIQTLPEKSPEKHKQHIEPAKIPLESTNQTVETKSTKNSDITTKNMFTMDSSSESHSRTCVAHWSTNSDKDSYFKNDVSGNNFYGTSSRESTGQHLAQTSHLTKPHDERKEPPSASLLCTFLEDITKLKTDNLVARYGGIRSQLYPISAPLHQAKPTPSPSLEQPNKPLPSTAIVEHGTVATINRNEEQFPGEKGGVIIDGRPPHIKQGSINEKRHVTVNNRQSSVDERLPPNIRQGSIDGQPPLPQKSKQRTTEDLQNLSLHNRTNSVDKCSGQRTHINIQQNNTNNHIPSQPDGCRSRTNSSQRGSIKYGSVDNRNGSMNTTYLGGRRDSKSVRNRCSSRRGSRASFGQDLLRKCLEVAVEMHGTTERIEIQRERDTVKNSLSSEELNKSLGKAVCSHDADKARSLLKLGADPNVSCGHSPALLRAAKDGALYVLQALLAAGADVDVRSELGNSPLHVAARAGYSEVAVQLVQSGAFVDAINRSGVTPLQMALAHGHLEVAQTLLRFNADIFLPNKIGETAYELMNQLGYVGLSASPRELRRDSAPGTRVEPSSTETPVAVKMILGIEEGCPVTVETCLAEGAPPNTVVPLALHWPAHATVLHRASHHGHDLIVRLLLAAGAEVNRQDVVGNTPLHAAAQAGHNRVVKILLGHGARLEATSKSGMTPLHRAASKGKELTCNLLLRRGSNPQAEDTVGRTPADWARKRGFKSLAKKLVYRRKSSETLLAECDHHHYINRLNQLHEAALKGSGQDTSTMSCEE; this comes from the coding sequence ATGATACGTCATTGGCCAAAAAAATCGGACTCCCCTAGCCAGACATGGGGTGGCGGCCGTAGTGTTGGCACACCCATACATCTCAGTGCTACACGGGACAGCCTCACTACCACCGGTGTCGCCACCTCCACTGTACAACACTGTAGTGATCGACAACACACTCTACTACCCCATTCAGAACCTGGTAGTATGAATCCACTGACATCGGTGCCAGCAATGGCCAGGGACCCACTCTCCCTGCACCAGCCCACGTCCCTGCGGCTTCCCTCCCCTTATGAGGTGACGCATGGCACTAACACTCCCGCTAGCGGCTCATCCTCTCCTGACGTATTTTTCGATGCGGCcgacaaccctccaccactcGTTCTCACGCCAACCTCAGACGCGCTCGAGGACCTCGACGAGTATCACGAGACCTTCCAAGAAGCTCAAGAGGATGCAAGATTGGAGAGAGAAAGCAATATCTATATTGATCAGGCACGTAGTAAAAATATTACAGCTGTCATGAAGGGTGAAATGAGTGACTCCACCAATGGCTCAAGGAAGGAGAGTACACATGGAGACACACGCACACGAGCGGAGAATGATCCTGGCGGTGACATCTCGGGAAATATATTATGTGACTCTTTGCATAAATGTGGATTTCTATTTCAGTATGAAAATGGTCATAGTAGTTTATCAAAAGTTAACGTTAGTGCGAATTACACGCTAGATGAAAACAGTGCTGCATGTGGCGGGTGCTCGGGGGATCAGGGTAACAATGTGGACTCGGAACAGGTGGATTCTTCACATATGATAAGAACTTATGGGTATTGTTGGGAGGACAGCAAATCTTCATGTATAAGAGGGTACGATGATATAGGCTGTGGAGAAGGTGATATGAATAATCTTGCGGGCTGGAGCCCCGAGAATTCTTCCTCTGTGATTGCTGGCACCTGCGGCACCACTACTGACATCCACTTGAGTAGTGAACCCGCCTTAAGTGTCATTCCTGTATCGCTACCACACTTGTCCACCGCAGACGGCGCAGGTCACAGCTCCCCCGCCTTGGGGAAAACACTGGTGGAACACGATGCGTTTCATGATTCAACTTCGGGTCTTGATTGGACACCGACAAATGAAAGTTCACATAATTTCTATTCAGACGACTTCACAGGTGTGTGTCACCGTGAAACCAATACGGCTGACGAGGCAAAACCTACTCGCCACCGACTCTTGAGAGAGTTTGTGTCTGTGCAAAAAATTCCAGGAAATAACTTGCGGGAGGAAACTAGGAGGATAGTAATGATGTTAGGCAACGATAAGTCATGCAGAGTTCCCAGACCAAGTTTGGGCCTGCAGGACCGAGTAAAAAGTCTGGTGCAACATTGTGCTGGAAAACGCACAGCCTACGTTAAAGGACCCAGGTTCTGCAGCACTGTCGTTAAGAACATCGTCAGGCAGTCTCACGACAGACTTCACAGTTGTAGGGATTCGTTTCAGGAATTTATTCAGACTCGCAAAGATCAATGTACACAGAAAGTGTTTACGAATCCAATGCCTTGTTATGGTATGAGAAGGACGAGCTCCGGCGACGATGTAGGGCCGGGGTCGCGTCAGAGGAGTCACACCAGCGGCAATATGGATACAGTCGCCTCCATGGCGCCCTCGCTTAACACAGTGAGACCAGCGGCTGTGTCCTCCATCACTGACAACCCCAAGTCCAGCGTTCAAGACTATATGCATAATTGTTATCGAAATAGAGAAGAAGCTAGTACCCTGTTACCAGTTGGAGGATACAACGAAATGACAgtttattataaattaaaaataaatccaAGTAACCACATAGTAAAAGGTAGTGGACATGTTGAGAGTGAAACACTAGTCACAAAGGAAATGCTTACACATTGTCCTGACCAAGATATTCAAAGCCTCAGTAAAGCTGTGCAACCACAAAGCTTAGTCTTAGATACAAAAGCCAACGACCAAGATTTCATGCCCTCCTGCACATCCATGTCAAAGAGTACAACTGCAGACAAAAAAATCGATTCCGAGTATAATTTTAACATTGTTTATCCAACGACGTCCTTAGACGAAAATTGTGTACCTTCAGAAAAAAttcatgaatttgactccaaagacGAGAAACACTGCATAAAGAATGAAGAAATTGGTATAGACGTGAAGCGAGCGAGTAAAGCGTTGGAAGAGTTAGACAACTCTATGGAAACGGACATCAAGGTTGATTACCGTTACCGGGAAGGACCTCGTCTTCCGACAAGTTCCTTCCCGACGGACCACTGCCCCATGAGTGATGCTCCAGATATGATCGTATCAAGTACATTAATACCTAATCAAAGTAAAAAACTAAAGAACACGCCCCACAAAATCAATTCGCCAGATTTTGCTAGTAAATGTCAAGGGAGCAATGTTGATCTCCAGGCACCCATTGACTCGCTAAATAAAGTCTCGCTGACGGCAATAAGTAAAGTCAGTGAAGTCAGTGAGGATGGGCGTGGGTGGGGAAACCACGAGGAGGTTGGGGGTGCTAGTGGAGGTGACCACTCTGGtcttacacccccacacccagcctCCATGCAAGGCtcgcctctcttcctcccactcaCAGACCAGAGTTCCTTGAAACCAATACAAACCCTACCAGAGAAGTCACCAGAAAAACATAAACAACATATAGAGCCTGCTAAGATACCTTTGGAATCCACTAATCAAACAGTTGAAACCAAAAGTACGAAAAATTCAGACATTACAACGAAAAATATGTTTACGATGGATTCGAGTTCGGAGAGCCATTCCAGAACTTGTGTTGCACATTGGTCAACAAATTCTGATAAAGACTCATACTTCAAAAATGATGTATCTGGCAACAATTTTTATGGGACGTCATCACGTGAAAGTACGGGACAACATTTAGCCCAAACTTCTCACTTGACGAAACCTCATGATGAACGAAAGGAGCCTCCATCCGCCTCGCTGTTATGCACCTTCCTAGAGGACATCACCAAGCTCAAAACTGATAATCTGGTGGCTAGATATGGAGGCATCAGGTCCCAGCTGTATCCCATCTCTGCTCCCCTACACCAAGCCAAGCCGACGCCGTCACCAAGTCTTGAACAACCCAACAAGCCTCTACCATCCACAGCCATCGTAGAACATGGAACTGTGGCCACCATAAACAGGAACGAAGAACAGTTTCCTGGTGAAAAGGGTGGCGTTATTATTGACGGTCGTCCTCCACACATTAAACAAGGCAGCATCAATGAGAAACGTCATGTAACTGTTAACAATCGACAAAGCAGTGTCGATGAACGCCTTCCTCCAAACATTCGACAAGGGAGTATTGATGGACAACCTCCTCTTCCTCAAAAAAGTAAACAAAGAACAACTGAAGATCTGCAAAATCTTTCTTTACACAATCGAACGAACAGTGTTGATAAATGTTCTGGTCAAAGAACTCATATAAATATTCAacaaaataatacaaataatcacaTACCATCCCAACCAGATGGATGCCGTAGCAGAACAAACAGCAGTCAAAGAGGCAGTATTAAGTATGGATCTGTAGACAACAGAAATGGAAGCATGAACACCACTTACTTGGGCGGAAGACGTGATAGTAAGAGCGTTCGTAATCGCTGCAGTTCTAGACGTGGCAGTAGAGCCAGCTTTGGGCAGGACCTGCTGAGAAAATGTCTGGAGGTAGCTGTAGAGATGCATGGCACCACGGAGCGTATAGagatccagagagagagagatactgtaAAAAATAGTTTGTCGAGTGAAGAACTAAACAAGTCACTAGGCAAGGCCGTGTGCTCCCATGACGCCGACAAGGCAAGATCATTGCTGAAACTTGGTGCTGACCCAAACGTGAGCTGCGGTCATTCACCAGCACTGCTACGGGCAGCCAAGGACGGAGCACTGTACGTTCTGCAGGCGTTGCTGGCTGCAGGAGCAGACGTGGATGTCCGCTCCGAGCTGGGTAATAGTCCGCTGCATGTAGCTGCTCGCGCCGGCTACAGCGAGGTGGCCGTACAACTGGTGCAGAGTGGGGCTTTTGTGGACGCCATTAATCGTTCTGGTGTGACACCCTTACAGATGGCACTTGCGCATGGGCACCTGGAAGTGGCCCAGACTCTTCTCCGTTTCAACGCCGATATATTTCTTCCTAACAAAATTGGTGAAACTGCTTATGAACTAATGAACCAACTTGGCTACGTAGGATTGTCTGCGTCACCTAGAGAGTTGCGCAGAGATTCTGCGCCTGGGACACGGGTGGAGCCTTCCTCGACAGAGACTCCTGTGGCAGTGAAGATGATACTAGGCATCGAAGAAGGGTGTCCAGTGACGGTAGAGACGTGCCTGGCTGAGGGTGCACCGCCAAACACGGTGGTGCCCTTGGCACTCCATTGGCCAGCTCACGCCACCGTTTTGCACCGTGCATCCCATCACGGGCACGATCTCATTGTGCGGCTGCTGCTGGCCGCTGGCGCAGAAGTAAACAGACAAGACGTGGTAGGCAACACGCCTCTCCATGCCGCTGCGCAGGCCGGCCACAATAGAGTGGTGAAGATATTGCTGGGGCACGGAGCACGTCTGGAAGCAACCTCCAAGTCGGGCATGACGCCTCTGCACAGAGCCGCTTCCAAGGGTAAAGAGCTCACCTGCAACTTGTTACTAAGACGCGGCAGCAATCCTCAGGCCGAGGATACTGTAGGGCGCACTCCGGCAGACTGGGCCAGAAAAAGAGGTTTTAAATCTCTAGCCAAGAAACTGGTGTACCGCCGTAAGAGTAGTGAAACTCTGTTAGCCGAGTGTGATCATCATCACTATATAAACCGTTTGAACCAGTTGCACGAAGCAGCGCTGAAAGGGTCGGGGCAGGACACGAGCACCATGAGCTGCGAAGAATAA